The following coding sequences are from one Paenibacillus tundrae window:
- the narJ gene encoding nitrate reductase molybdenum cofactor assembly chaperone, with product MTIDTNTETIVKQVYEPEMRRMVCKLISYLLQYPDTEWREGLPGVQEAVLSISEEEVKQIVLTFTRDAQAVDAIKWQDSYVRAFDFDKKSNLYLTYALHGDERDRGPALIDLKRRYEAAGFYMEASELPDYLPMVLEFIAEAPEKDAIGVLDTCHKALVTMTESIAGQNSPYGPLLTLMLQVMPEPSVSDVPEPSKEEQKQPLGGLNEIVELMRRGNR from the coding sequence ATGACAATCGATACGAATACAGAAACTATCGTGAAACAGGTTTATGAACCGGAAATGAGAAGAATGGTCTGTAAACTGATCTCCTATCTGCTGCAATATCCTGATACCGAGTGGAGAGAGGGATTACCTGGGGTGCAAGAAGCCGTTCTTTCGATCTCTGAGGAAGAAGTGAAGCAGATCGTGTTAACCTTCACCAGAGATGCACAGGCTGTAGATGCCATTAAGTGGCAAGATTCTTATGTACGTGCGTTTGATTTTGATAAAAAATCAAATCTTTATCTCACTTATGCTTTGCATGGTGATGAGCGAGATCGCGGACCGGCACTGATTGATTTGAAGCGTAGATATGAAGCGGCTGGTTTCTATATGGAAGCCAGCGAGCTGCCGGATTATTTACCAATGGTGCTTGAATTCATTGCCGAGGCTCCAGAGAAAGATGCAATCGGAGTTCTGGATACCTGCCATAAAGCGCTGGTCACGATGACCGAAAGTATCGCAGGACAAAACAGTCCATACGGACCGCTCCTTACGCTCATGTTACAGGTGATGCCCGAGCCGTCTGTTTCGGACGTACCTGAACCAAGCAAAGAAGAACAGAAACAACCGCTGGGCGGTCTGAACGAGATCGTTGAGCTGATGAGGAGGGGCAATCGGTGA
- the narI gene encoding respiratory nitrate reductase subunit gamma, with protein sequence MLWGALPYMVIVFCITATIWRYVTNPFSWTSKSSEMLEKRMLRWGSLLFHIGIFAVICGHIAGLLVPIEFYHWIGLSDEAYHMGAVFGGLPAGIIAFTGLVILLVRRYTARRVRATSSVGDWVALAMLIIVIVTGILATSANAVNHSGFDYRTTINPWLRGLLIFQPDPTLMQTVPMNFKVHILLTFVLYSVFPFTRLVHMLSMPLGYLRRSYVLYRRRDGAVYPNQEQQKERAM encoded by the coding sequence ATGTTATGGGGTGCTCTCCCGTACATGGTCATTGTGTTTTGTATCACGGCGACCATCTGGAGATATGTAACCAATCCGTTTAGCTGGACATCCAAATCTAGTGAGATGCTGGAGAAACGTATGCTACGATGGGGAAGTTTACTCTTCCACATCGGTATTTTCGCCGTCATCTGTGGACATATTGCCGGACTACTTGTACCGATTGAATTTTATCATTGGATCGGTCTAAGTGACGAAGCGTACCATATGGGCGCTGTGTTCGGCGGATTACCGGCTGGTATTATCGCATTTACCGGATTGGTTATTCTGTTGGTACGCCGGTATACGGCTCGCAGAGTGCGGGCAACAAGCAGCGTCGGGGATTGGGTGGCACTGGCTATGTTAATCATTGTCATTGTGACCGGGATTCTGGCAACATCGGCTAACGCGGTTAATCATAGTGGATTCGATTATCGTACAACGATTAACCCATGGTTACGTGGTCTGTTGATATTCCAGCCTGATCCGACTCTGATGCAGACGGTGCCCATGAACTTTAAGGTTCATATCTTGCTCACATTTGTATTGTACAGCGTATTTCCATTCACACGTCTGGTGCACATGCTGAGTATGCCCCTCGGATATCTAAGACGTAGCTATGTGCTGTATCGCAGAAGAGACGGAGCCGTGTATCCGAATCAGGAACAACAAAAGGAAAGGGCGATGTAA
- a CDS encoding nitrate reductase subunit alpha, protein MSSKSMPWMGKLKYFAKREKNAEGWSEMSPVNRDWEDVYRRRWQHDKVVRSTHGVNCTGSCSWQIYVKDGIVTWETQATDYPSTGPDMPDFEPRGCPRGASFSWYLYSPLRVKHPYVRGALLEMWRDALKTYGDPIQAWSSISNDPVKVKRYKSVRGKGGLVRASWGEVTQIIAASMIHTIKDYGPDRIIGFSPIPAMSMVSYAAGSRFLSLVGSPLLSFYDWYADLPPASPQIWGDQTDVPESSDWYNSGYILVWGSNLPMTRTPDAHFLAEARYKGTKVVSISPDYAEYVKFADTWMSVKQGTDGALAMAMGHIILKEFYLDHPTDYFMSYAKQYTDFPNLLIVEEKDGVNIAGRFLLGEDLGIQGNNMAWKTLVFDENSGTYAIPKGSMGFRWGEEGTWNLKMEQVDTGEPIDPRLSMLGVHHDLVTVHLPYFDDEGSHVMERQIPVRRIWVEDRWITVTSVYDLVLAKYGVDREMTRSADSTEIVSGVVLEAEEDKPFTPAWQEKITRVDRDTVVQIAREFAQNAVDTQGRSMIIMGAGINHWYNSDVIYRAIINLLLMTGCQGVNGGGWAHYVGQEKLRPAEGWQTIAFARDWSGPARLQNGTSFFYFATDQWRYEETQVGELTSALEGDPRFQHVADYNVMAARMGWLPSYPQFNRNSIDLHQDALDAGATTKEEIGEYVASELQNKNLKFSIEQPDDPANFPRVLFVWRANLISSSGKGHEYFLKHLLGATNGLLNDDDHGLRPEHVEWVDEAPEGKLDLMVNMDFRMAGTAMYSDIVLPAATWYEKSDLSSTDMHPFVHPFNPAVATQWESRSDWDTFKEIARVFSEMAEQQFDGPQKEILATPLLHDSPDELAQPYGEIKDWSAGECEAIPGKTMPHIQVVERDYAAVYNKMISLGPNVKDKPIGTKGMSWSASEEYEKLKGILGVNRKDDVGQGCPDLSSDRNVAEAILTLSTTTNGKMAVRAWESLEKKTALHLKDLAEERSEECFTFDEITSKPKTVITSPAFSGSEKGGRRYSPFTTNVERLIPWRTLTGRQQFYIDHEMLREFGETLATFKPILKHTPFHPNSKRPIEGGKEIVLNYMTPHNKWSIHSMYYDAQPMLTLFRGGPTIWMNHEDAEEAGLVDNDWIECFNRNGVVVARAVVTHRIPRGVAFMYHAQDRHINVPGTKISQTRGGTHNSPTRIHVKPTHMIGGYAQLSYGFNYYGPTGNQRDLNVIIRKLQEVDWLED, encoded by the coding sequence ATGAGCAGCAAAAGCATGCCCTGGATGGGCAAACTGAAGTATTTTGCCAAACGTGAAAAAAACGCGGAAGGCTGGAGTGAGATGTCCCCGGTAAACCGGGACTGGGAAGACGTGTATCGCCGCCGCTGGCAGCATGATAAAGTGGTACGTTCCACACACGGCGTTAACTGTACAGGTTCATGTAGTTGGCAGATTTATGTGAAAGATGGCATTGTGACATGGGAAACGCAAGCGACGGATTATCCATCTACCGGGCCGGATATGCCTGATTTCGAACCACGTGGATGTCCGCGTGGAGCAAGCTTCTCATGGTACCTATACAGCCCATTGCGTGTGAAGCACCCTTACGTGCGTGGTGCGCTTCTGGAAATGTGGCGTGACGCTCTGAAGACTTATGGTGATCCCATACAGGCATGGTCAAGTATTTCGAATGATCCAGTCAAAGTGAAAAGATACAAGTCGGTACGCGGTAAAGGCGGACTGGTTCGTGCTTCATGGGGCGAAGTGACACAGATTATTGCTGCTTCCATGATTCATACGATCAAAGATTACGGCCCTGACCGTATCATTGGTTTCTCGCCAATCCCAGCGATGTCCATGGTCAGTTATGCTGCCGGATCACGTTTCTTGTCTTTGGTAGGTTCACCATTGCTTAGTTTCTATGACTGGTACGCAGATCTGCCGCCGGCATCCCCGCAAATCTGGGGAGATCAGACGGACGTTCCGGAGAGCAGTGATTGGTATAACTCTGGTTACATTTTAGTTTGGGGTTCTAATCTGCCGATGACACGTACACCGGATGCTCACTTCCTCGCAGAAGCACGTTACAAAGGAACAAAAGTGGTATCCATCAGTCCGGATTATGCGGAATATGTGAAGTTTGCAGATACATGGATGTCTGTGAAACAAGGGACAGACGGCGCTCTTGCAATGGCTATGGGGCACATCATTCTGAAAGAGTTTTATCTGGATCATCCTACAGATTACTTCATGTCCTATGCGAAGCAATATACAGACTTCCCGAATTTGTTGATTGTCGAAGAGAAGGATGGCGTGAACATTGCAGGCCGATTCTTGCTTGGTGAAGACCTGGGCATCCAAGGCAACAATATGGCATGGAAAACCCTTGTATTCGATGAAAACTCCGGCACTTATGCTATCCCAAAAGGGAGTATGGGCTTCCGTTGGGGTGAAGAAGGTACGTGGAATCTCAAAATGGAACAGGTGGATACCGGCGAGCCGATCGATCCAAGATTATCCATGCTCGGAGTGCATCATGATCTCGTAACCGTACATCTGCCTTACTTCGATGATGAAGGAAGTCATGTAATGGAGCGTCAAATCCCAGTGCGCCGCATCTGGGTTGAAGATCGCTGGATTACCGTCACGTCGGTATACGATCTCGTGCTGGCGAAGTATGGTGTCGATCGTGAAATGACACGTTCAGCAGACTCTACTGAAATCGTATCAGGAGTTGTTCTGGAAGCAGAAGAGGACAAACCATTTACACCAGCTTGGCAAGAGAAAATTACCCGAGTTGACCGGGATACCGTCGTTCAGATCGCACGTGAGTTTGCACAAAATGCAGTGGATACGCAAGGCCGCTCCATGATTATTATGGGTGCCGGGATCAACCACTGGTACAACTCCGATGTTATCTATCGTGCCATTATCAACCTGCTTCTGATGACAGGCTGTCAAGGGGTTAACGGTGGTGGCTGGGCTCACTATGTAGGTCAGGAGAAGCTACGTCCAGCGGAAGGTTGGCAGACGATTGCATTTGCACGTGACTGGAGTGGACCTGCCCGTCTGCAGAACGGAACATCGTTCTTCTATTTTGCAACAGATCAATGGAGATACGAGGAAACCCAAGTCGGAGAGCTAACCTCGGCACTTGAAGGTGACCCGCGCTTCCAGCATGTTGCTGACTATAATGTCATGGCTGCACGCATGGGCTGGCTTCCATCTTATCCACAATTTAACCGTAACTCGATTGATTTGCACCAGGATGCACTAGATGCGGGGGCAACAACGAAGGAAGAGATCGGCGAATATGTGGCATCGGAATTGCAAAATAAAAATCTTAAATTCTCGATTGAGCAGCCGGATGATCCAGCGAACTTCCCACGAGTGCTGTTTGTCTGGAGAGCAAACCTGATCTCAAGCTCAGGCAAAGGACATGAGTATTTCCTCAAGCATTTGCTTGGTGCAACAAACGGGTTGCTCAATGATGATGATCATGGACTTCGTCCAGAGCATGTGGAGTGGGTGGATGAAGCTCCAGAAGGCAAGCTTGATCTTATGGTCAATATGGATTTCCGCATGGCAGGTACAGCAATGTATTCCGATATCGTACTGCCAGCAGCAACATGGTATGAAAAAAGCGATTTGAGCAGTACGGATATGCACCCGTTTGTACATCCGTTCAACCCGGCGGTAGCTACACAATGGGAATCTCGTTCCGACTGGGATACGTTCAAGGAGATTGCACGTGTGTTCTCCGAAATGGCAGAACAGCAGTTCGATGGTCCACAGAAGGAGATTCTGGCTACACCGTTACTGCATGATTCACCGGATGAGCTGGCTCAACCGTATGGTGAGATTAAAGACTGGAGTGCTGGAGAGTGCGAAGCTATTCCGGGTAAAACCATGCCGCATATTCAAGTGGTTGAACGTGACTATGCTGCGGTCTATAACAAAATGATCAGTCTCGGGCCGAACGTGAAGGATAAACCGATTGGTACGAAGGGCATGTCCTGGTCGGCAAGCGAAGAATACGAGAAGCTGAAAGGCATCTTAGGTGTGAACCGCAAAGATGACGTTGGACAAGGATGTCCAGATCTAAGTTCAGATCGTAACGTCGCTGAAGCCATTCTGACGCTGTCTACAACAACGAACGGTAAGATGGCTGTACGTGCGTGGGAGTCTTTGGAGAAGAAAACGGCACTGCATCTGAAGGATTTGGCAGAAGAACGTTCAGAAGAATGCTTCACCTTTGACGAGATTACTTCGAAACCAAAAACGGTTATCACATCACCTGCATTTAGCGGATCGGAAAAAGGCGGACGACGGTATTCACCGTTCACGACCAACGTAGAACGACTGATTCCATGGCGTACTCTGACAGGCAGACAACAGTTCTATATCGACCATGAGATGCTGCGTGAGTTCGGTGAGACGCTGGCTACCTTCAAACCAATTCTGAAACATACACCGTTCCATCCAAACAGCAAACGTCCGATTGAGGGCGGCAAGGAAATCGTGCTGAACTACATGACACCACATAACAAATGGTCTATTCACAGTATGTACTATGATGCACAACCGATGTTGACCTTGTTCCGAGGTGGTCCAACGATCTGGATGAACCATGAGGATGCTGAGGAAGCGGGCCTAGTGGATAACGATTGGATCGAATGTTTCAACCGTAACGGGGTCGTTGTGGCAAGAGCCGTAGTTACACATCGTATTCCTCGTGGAGTAGCCTTTATGTATCACGCCCAGGATCGACACATTAACGTTCCAGGGACGAAAATTTCACAGACACGCGGAGGTACGCATAACAGTCCGACTCGTATTCATGTGAAGCCAACACATATGATCGGCGGTTATGCTCAGTTAAGTTATGGTTTCAACTATTATGGCCCGACAGGCAACCAGCGTGACCTGAACGTCATCATTAGAAAACTGCAGGAGGTGGATTGGCTTGAAGATTAA
- the narH gene encoding nitrate reductase subunit beta: protein MKIKAQVSMVMNLDKCIGCHTCSVTCKNTWTNRPGAEYMYFNNVETKPGVGYPKQWEDQERYRGGWEMKNGKLELKSGTRARRLLNIFHNPDQPTIDDYYEPWTYDYEKLTNSPEKKHQPVARPKSQITGEYMNLEWGPNWEDDLAGAHITGMEDPNMKGVEESIKMDFEQVFMMYLPRICEHCLNPSCVSSCPSGAMYKREEDGIVLVDQNACRAWRFCVSSCPYKKVYFNWQTNKAEKCTLCFPRIEAGLPTICSETCVGRIRYIGLMLYDADRIEAAASVENEKDLYESQMDVFLDPNDPEVIREARAAGIPEDWIIAAQQSPIYKMVIDWKIALPLHPEYRTMPMVWYIPPLSPITNRVEGQGSSLDANDIFPAIDNMRIPVEYLANLLTAGDTGRIREVLRKMAVMRIHMRNQQTGKASESELLDLVGMSAQEVEDMYRLLAIAKYDDRFVIPPAHREEVADLFSEQGSCGLDFAGGPGSCGVFS, encoded by the coding sequence TTGAAGATTAAAGCACAAGTCAGTATGGTCATGAACCTGGACAAATGTATCGGCTGCCATACATGCAGCGTAACATGCAAAAACACCTGGACGAATCGTCCAGGTGCAGAGTACATGTACTTTAACAATGTCGAAACAAAACCAGGTGTCGGTTATCCAAAACAATGGGAGGATCAGGAGCGTTATCGCGGCGGCTGGGAGATGAAAAATGGCAAGCTGGAGCTGAAATCCGGTACACGTGCAAGACGTTTGCTTAACATTTTTCACAACCCAGATCAACCAACGATCGACGACTACTATGAGCCTTGGACTTATGATTACGAGAAACTGACCAATAGTCCGGAGAAAAAACACCAGCCAGTTGCAAGACCGAAATCTCAAATTACAGGCGAATATATGAATCTAGAATGGGGTCCCAACTGGGAAGATGATCTCGCCGGTGCTCATATAACGGGGATGGAAGATCCAAACATGAAGGGTGTCGAGGAATCCATCAAAATGGATTTTGAACAGGTATTTATGATGTACCTGCCGCGGATCTGTGAACACTGCCTGAACCCGTCCTGTGTGTCTTCCTGTCCATCAGGTGCTATGTACAAACGGGAAGAGGACGGAATCGTTCTTGTTGACCAGAATGCTTGTCGTGCATGGAGATTCTGTGTGTCGAGCTGCCCGTACAAAAAAGTATATTTCAACTGGCAGACGAACAAAGCTGAGAAATGCACACTATGCTTCCCACGGATTGAAGCGGGTCTGCCAACGATCTGCTCTGAAACTTGCGTTGGACGTATCCGTTATATCGGCCTGATGCTCTATGATGCAGACCGCATTGAAGCGGCGGCTTCCGTGGAGAATGAAAAGGATCTGTATGAGTCGCAAATGGATGTTTTCCTTGATCCAAATGATCCTGAAGTTATTCGTGAAGCACGTGCAGCAGGCATTCCGGAGGACTGGATTATTGCAGCGCAGCAGTCTCCAATCTATAAAATGGTGATCGACTGGAAGATCGCACTTCCACTTCACCCTGAGTACCGCACGATGCCGATGGTATGGTACATTCCGCCGCTGAGTCCGATCACTAATCGAGTAGAAGGCCAAGGAAGTTCGCTTGATGCAAATGATATTTTCCCAGCTATTGATAATATGCGTATTCCGGTTGAATACCTGGCGAACCTACTTACTGCTGGAGATACAGGACGTATTCGTGAAGTACTGCGCAAAATGGCTGTGATGCGGATTCACATGCGTAACCAGCAAACCGGCAAAGCGAGTGAGTCCGAATTGTTGGATCTTGTTGGCATGAGTGCGCAGGAAGTTGAAGATATGTACCGTCTGCTCGCTATTGCGAAATACGATGACCGCTTTGTGATCCCGCCAGCTCACCGTGAGGAAGTGGCAGATCTATTCAGTGAACAAGGAAGCTGTGGCCTTGACTTTGCAGGCGGCCCAGGTTCTTGCGGCGTATTCTCATAG
- a CDS encoding DUF2249 domain-containing protein, whose protein sequence is MNTYAATINATEYPPHLKHKIIFETFDQLQPEEAMLLINDHDPKPLRFQFQSTHPDGFDWEYIEQGPTTFQVKISKR, encoded by the coding sequence ATGAACACATATGCAGCTACAATTAACGCTACTGAGTACCCACCTCATCTGAAACATAAAATCATTTTCGAAACTTTCGATCAGCTACAGCCTGAAGAAGCGATGCTACTCATTAACGATCACGATCCGAAACCTTTGCGCTTCCAGTTCCAATCTACACATCCTGATGGCTTCGATTGGGAGTATATTGAACAAGGACCTACCACGTTCCAGGTCAAGATCAGCAAACGATAG
- the moaA gene encoding GTP 3',8-cyclase MoaA: MESKLMDPFGRVHDYLRISVTDRCNLRCVYCMPEEGMQFEPTERILSYEEITSIVKALAPLGIRKLRLTGGEPLVRKGLDQLIAMLSAIPGIEDIALTTNGIYLAAYADRLKSAGLTRVNISLDSLKPERFARITRGGKVDRVLEGIKASQRAGFQPIKLNVVLMKGVNDDEVEDFLRMTLEAPIDIRFIEYMPIGDSGSSWKSSYLPLEHVLKTCGDKWNYESCGDMYGNGPADSYRIAGAAGTFGLIHPVSSHFCGSCNRLRLTADGNIKPCLYWSDEYNVRPLVGDDKAVQDLFYKALGSKPETHDMVKALKGQQIDGTPTLRHMSQIGG; this comes from the coding sequence ATGGAATCAAAATTAATGGATCCGTTTGGCAGAGTTCATGACTACTTGCGGATTTCGGTTACAGATCGTTGCAACCTGCGCTGTGTATATTGCATGCCAGAAGAAGGGATGCAGTTTGAACCGACAGAACGAATCCTGTCTTATGAAGAAATCACGTCGATCGTCAAGGCGCTTGCTCCACTGGGTATTCGGAAATTGCGTTTGACTGGGGGAGAACCTCTGGTTCGCAAGGGGCTGGATCAACTGATTGCGATGTTGTCCGCTATTCCAGGGATTGAAGATATCGCATTGACAACCAATGGCATCTATCTGGCAGCTTATGCAGATCGACTCAAGTCAGCGGGATTAACTCGGGTCAACATTAGCTTGGATTCGCTCAAGCCGGAGCGATTTGCGCGTATTACACGAGGCGGCAAGGTAGATCGTGTGCTGGAGGGCATCAAAGCCAGTCAAAGGGCTGGATTTCAGCCCATCAAGCTAAATGTTGTACTGATGAAAGGTGTAAATGACGATGAGGTTGAGGATTTTCTGCGCATGACGCTGGAGGCCCCGATTGATATTCGATTTATTGAGTACATGCCCATCGGTGATAGCGGGAGCAGCTGGAAGTCGAGTTATTTGCCGCTTGAACATGTGCTGAAGACTTGTGGAGACAAGTGGAACTACGAGAGCTGCGGTGATATGTACGGCAATGGTCCGGCAGATAGTTATCGAATCGCTGGAGCAGCTGGAACATTTGGTCTGATTCATCCGGTCAGCAGTCATTTCTGTGGTAGCTGCAATAGGCTCAGGTTAACAGCCGACGGCAACATTAAACCGTGCCTGTACTGGTCGGATGAGTACAATGTTCGCCCGCTAGTTGGCGACGACAAGGCGGTACAGGATCTGTTTTACAAGGCGCTCGGCTCCAAACCCGAAACTCATGACATGGTAAAAGCCTTAAAAGGGCAGCAGATTGACGGAACACCTACGCTGCGGCATATGTCGCAGATCGGAGGGTAG
- a CDS encoding DUF2249 domain-containing protein gives MSRADVNIVELDVRPHLNKKLEPFQLIMDTVKGLHPEDVFVLHAPFKPTPLLGILKLKGYSNSSERMSADHWVTTFVHKKNKKGAKALSAQQLESDKPTLDISLESDEEACQGRPEGVNSALGVDDQSKATTITLDNRGLEPPQPMMRTLAALERCKPGDVVLIHNDRVPVFLIEELNNLGCLYTVEDQADGTAKVRIEKG, from the coding sequence ATGTCTCGAGCTGATGTCAATATTGTTGAATTGGATGTCCGGCCTCATTTAAATAAAAAGCTGGAGCCCTTCCAACTCATTATGGATACGGTAAAAGGTCTGCATCCTGAGGATGTGTTTGTACTTCATGCCCCATTTAAGCCAACGCCGCTACTTGGCATTCTCAAATTGAAAGGGTACTCCAACTCGTCTGAACGAATGAGCGCGGATCACTGGGTCACCACTTTCGTTCACAAGAAAAACAAAAAAGGCGCAAAAGCATTATCTGCGCAGCAGCTTGAGTCCGACAAACCAACTCTTGATATCTCGTTAGAATCAGACGAGGAAGCATGTCAAGGACGCCCTGAAGGAGTTAACTCTGCATTGGGAGTTGACGATCAGTCTAAGGCTACAACCATAACGCTGGATAATCGCGGATTAGAACCGCCACAACCGATGATGCGCACACTCGCTGCACTCGAGCGTTGCAAACCTGGAGATGTTGTTCTCATTCACAATGATCGCGTTCCCGTGTTCTTAATTGAAGAGTTAAACAATCTGGGCTGCCTATATACAGTTGAGGATCAAGCGGATGGCACAGCAAAAGTGAGAATTGAAAAAGGGTAA